In Pelosinus sp. UFO1, one genomic interval encodes:
- a CDS encoding sugar diacid recognition domain-containing protein, producing the protein MNTLLLTSSLAQPIVDNIMPIARQNINIMDSQGMIIASGQKHRINTFHKGAKEVINNAQIVEIFPDNLDQYTGSLPGLNMPIVSNGQVIGVVGISGHPDKVRDLARMVKMVTELIIEQEALQEEVRSQYQLRENFAALLLSDHANTNYDKLLKTAKLLKYELDLPRLVLVIDIQPILDLAHKNYGCNDLVSSRARENIVNLISAPPYVTAQDLVVFIEDRLIVLKHFEHKTWEIDYQSWGSDLLQLLRENNIALRLGLGSLVMSYAALGQSYQEALFALNSLNSNNTLATIHDFDILSAYLIKKINITETCQSLQVIKAKLTSNLVRRYDMKNTIVSLLNNNMNISTTAKNLYIHRNTLLFRLKKFKETTGLDPCSSFNHAMLCKILFEE; encoded by the coding sequence GTGAATACATTGCTTCTGACAAGTAGTCTAGCGCAACCAATCGTTGATAACATCATGCCCATTGCTAGGCAGAACATTAATATTATGGACAGCCAAGGCATGATTATTGCGTCCGGACAAAAACACCGAATTAACACCTTCCATAAAGGTGCAAAAGAGGTAATTAACAATGCGCAAATAGTAGAAATATTTCCTGACAACCTGGATCAGTACACAGGATCACTTCCTGGCCTTAATATGCCCATTGTATCAAATGGCCAAGTGATCGGAGTTGTCGGGATATCTGGTCACCCTGACAAAGTTAGAGATCTAGCTAGAATGGTAAAAATGGTAACTGAATTAATCATAGAACAAGAAGCACTGCAAGAAGAAGTCCGATCTCAATACCAATTACGAGAAAATTTTGCAGCCTTACTCTTATCAGATCATGCAAATACCAATTACGATAAATTATTGAAAACGGCTAAACTGTTAAAATATGAGCTAGATTTACCTCGTCTAGTACTTGTAATAGATATTCAGCCCATTCTCGACCTTGCTCATAAAAACTATGGTTGTAATGATCTAGTATCATCTAGAGCTAGAGAAAATATTGTAAATTTAATATCAGCTCCTCCTTATGTTACGGCTCAGGATTTAGTTGTTTTTATCGAGGATCGATTAATAGTTCTTAAACATTTTGAGCACAAAACTTGGGAAATCGATTATCAAAGCTGGGGATCTGATTTATTACAATTGCTGCGGGAGAATAATATAGCTTTACGCCTAGGTCTCGGAAGCCTAGTTATGAGTTATGCAGCATTAGGACAATCATACCAAGAAGCCCTGTTTGCCCTTAATAGTCTTAACTCCAACAATACTCTTGCTACCATTCATGATTTTGACATCCTGTCTGCTTATCTGATAAAAAAAATAAACATAACCGAGACATGCCAATCACTGCAAGTCATTAAAGCAAAGCTAACAAGTAACCTAGTGCGTAGGTATGACATGAAAAATACCATTGTTAGCCTGCTAAACAATAATATGAATATTAGCACCACCGCGAAAAACCTTTACATTCACCGCAACACTTTATTATTCCGGTTAAAAAAATTCAAAGAAACGACAGGACTTGATCCCTGCAGTTCCTTTAATCACGCCATGTTATGCAAAATACTCTTTGAAGAATAA
- the eno gene encoding phosphopyruvate hydratase, whose translation MIITDVIAREIMDSRGNPTVEVDVVLEDGIMGRAAVPSGASTGVHEAVELRDGDKARYMGKGVLKAVDNVNNRIAAEVVGMNVFDQVGIDEAMIELDGTANKSELGANAILGVSMAVAKAAATALGLPLYQYLGGFNAKELPVPMMNILNGGAHADNNVDIQEFMVMPVGAPSFAEALRMCAEVYHTLKSVLKGLGLNTAIGDEGGFAPNLSSNEQALEVIVEAITKAGYKPGEDFCLALDVAASEIYKDGKYNLAGEGVIKTSEEMVEFYSQLVAKYPIISIEDGMSEDDWAGWKLMTEKLGSKIQIVGDDLFVTNTERLVRGIETGTANSILIKVNQIGSLTETFDTIEMAKRAGYTCVISHRSGETEDSTIADIAVAVNAGQIKTGAPTRSDRVAKYNQLLRIEEELSVISQYKGRKVFYNLK comes from the coding sequence ATGATTATTACAGACGTTATTGCAAGAGAAATTATGGATTCCCGTGGTAACCCTACAGTAGAGGTAGATGTAGTTTTAGAAGATGGTATCATGGGCCGTGCAGCGGTTCCATCTGGTGCTTCCACTGGTGTTCATGAAGCAGTTGAGCTTCGTGATGGTGACAAAGCACGTTACATGGGTAAAGGTGTATTAAAAGCAGTAGACAATGTAAACAATCGCATTGCAGCTGAAGTAGTAGGTATGAACGTATTTGATCAAGTAGGAATCGATGAAGCGATGATCGAACTTGACGGAACTGCTAACAAATCCGAATTAGGTGCAAACGCTATTCTTGGCGTGTCCATGGCAGTAGCAAAAGCTGCTGCAACTGCATTAGGATTACCATTGTACCAATATCTTGGCGGCTTCAATGCCAAAGAATTGCCAGTACCAATGATGAACATCTTAAATGGTGGCGCTCATGCTGACAATAATGTAGATATTCAAGAATTTATGGTTATGCCTGTTGGAGCACCTAGCTTTGCAGAAGCACTTCGTATGTGTGCTGAAGTATACCACACATTAAAAAGTGTATTAAAAGGACTTGGCTTAAACACTGCAATTGGTGATGAAGGCGGTTTTGCTCCTAACCTAAGTTCTAACGAGCAAGCTCTAGAAGTCATTGTAGAAGCTATCACAAAAGCTGGTTACAAACCAGGTGAAGATTTCTGCTTGGCGCTTGATGTTGCTGCATCTGAAATCTACAAAGATGGCAAATACAATCTTGCTGGTGAAGGCGTTATCAAAACTTCCGAAGAAATGGTTGAGTTCTACAGCCAATTAGTAGCTAAATATCCAATCATCTCCATTGAAGATGGTATGTCCGAAGATGACTGGGCTGGTTGGAAACTTATGACTGAAAAATTAGGCAGCAAAATTCAAATCGTTGGTGATGATTTGTTTGTTACGAACACAGAACGTTTAGTTCGTGGTATTGAAACTGGTACTGCTAACTCCATTTTGATTAAAGTAAATCAAATTGGTTCCTTGACTGAAACTTTTGATACCATTGAAATGGCGAAACGCGCTGGTTATACTTGCGTAATTTCTCATCGTTCTGGTGAAACAGAAGATTCTACAATTGCTGATATCGCGGTAGCTGTAAATGCTGGTCAAATCAAGACTGGTGCACCTACTCGTTCCGACCGTGTAGCGAAATACAACCAATTGCTTCGTATTGAAGAAGAATTGAGCGTAATTTCTCAATACAAAGGTCGTAAAGTATTCTATAACTTAAAATAA